Proteins encoded within one genomic window of Macrobrachium nipponense isolate FS-2020 chromosome 9, ASM1510439v2, whole genome shotgun sequence:
- the LOC135218231 gene encoding uncharacterized protein LOC135218231 produces MRKLTDNDEGTKLTGNNERTRLTFNNEGTKLTGYIERTRLTDIDAEGTKLTANNERTKLTANDEGTKLTANNERTKSTANDEGKKKTTEKDDSRKITDNEYSIKKFTHNNNESLSKSASDEVTMNSFQPKEETVMTLPPILDDEENKTNEKGRRKLAEAGKPYCQNKQFFSKNITTELLTRSATIVTMLWQILEDKVTGCQFVLVTTNIWQPIISYIISLSFTFFEPLVVMDIGKRGDLNSSNIPKGIWGGPNTVCRVAIIDLMQDDINYVLNFLEASKFYLWPNSLPVIIGEDSKAQQTLNHRLFRNFHHPVYFGLQSSTIKNILYHGRSDVARKEEILVYSRCLYCSDGAPERIFLFLWPIGSKMPRPINTLRDRLLDLEGHKFRVLSMPTFPYCAYRRDSDTPGSTLTLLDSVDKRLLEAVSTHLNFTYDIRVPMDGQWGVSTKTGNWTGMVGELQHEQADFTTTVAPTLGRLDVMDTTKAYTADVLAIVCLKPQLFPQYLVLIKPFTADVWAYIMITIVIWAVSFWAIQRVWSWYNDEKCMSLVESFFFSWAIVLDDVHLNPPSNTPSRRTSQVTLLFWLLGTFVITTGYRSSLVAYLGVQSKEKPIDSFHDLVAQQGFRWGVESRYMSGIALIFFQSSTDPDVQAVYRTMDYIEDVDQTFQKISKGKYAMITYAKLGRTLIDSYYTDKFGNTPFYVGKHGYGLVPYFGWGYSGAFVQN; encoded by the exons ATGAGAAAGTTAACAGACAATGATGAGGGAACTAAGCTAACAGGTAATAATGAGAGAACAAGGTTAACATTCAATAATGAGGGAACTAAGCTAACAGGATATATTGAGAGAACAAGGTTAACAGACATTGATGCTGAGGGAACTAAGCTAACAGCTAATAATGAGAGAACAAAGTTAACAGCCAATGATGAGGGAACTAAGCTAACAGCCAATAATGAGAGAACAAAGTCAACAGCCAACGatgagggaaagaagaagaccaCGGAAAAGGATGACTCAAGAAAGATTACTGATAATGAATATAGCATAAAGAAGTTTACACATAACAATAATGAGAGTCTAAGTAAGTCTGCAAGCGATGAGGTTACAATGAATTCGTTCCAGCCAAAGGAAGAGACAGTAATGACTTTGCCTCCTATCCTAGATGACGAGGAGAATAAAACGAACGAGAAGGGTAGAAGGAAACTTGCAGAAGCTGGAAAGCCTTACTGCCAAAACAAACAATTCTTCTCCAAAAACATAACGACGGAATTACTAACTCGAAGTGCAACTATCGTAACGATGCTTTGGCAGATTCTTGAAGACAAAGTGACGGGGTGTCAGTTCGTCCTGGTTACGACCAACATTTGGCAACCAATCATATCCTACATTATTAG TCTCAGCTTCACCTTTTTTGAGCCATTGGTGGTTATGGACATCGGCAAGCGAGGCGATTTAAACTCTTCCAATATCCCAAAAGGAATATGGGGTGGACCTAATACTGTTTGCAGAGTGGCCATTATCGACCTGATGCAAGATGACATCAATTATGTGCTAAA CTTTTTGGAAGCCTCCAAATTCTACTTGTGGCCGAATTCTTTGCCAGTCATCATTGGCGAAGATTCGAAGGCTCAACAAACTCTCAATCATAGACTTTTTCGGAATTTCCATCACCCCGTATACTTTGGACTTCAGTCGTcgacaattaaaaacattctgTATCACGGTCGTAGTGATGTAG CAAGGAAGGAGGAGATTCTAGTATACAGTCGCTGCTTGTACTGTAGTGATGGAGCCCCGGAAAGGATCTTCTTATTCCTGTGGCCAATTGGATCAAAGATGCCCCGCCCTATCAACACTTTGCGAG ATAGACTTCTGGACTTGGAGGGCCACAAGTTCAGAGTGCTGTCAATGCCAACCTTTCCTTACTGTGCGTACCGACGAGATTCTGATACACCTGGGTCAACGTTGACACTTCTAGACAGTGTAGATAAAAGGTTACTAGAAGCTGTATCTACTCATTTGAATTTTAC TTACGATATTCGAGTCCCCATGGACGGACAGTGGGGCGTGTCCACGAAGACCGGAAACTGGACTGGCATGGTTGGGGAACTTCAGCACGAGCAAGCGGACTTCACCACGACGGTGGCTCCAACTCTTGGTAGACTCGACGTCATGGACACCACGAAAGCCTACACTGCAGACGTACTAGCCATCGTGTGTCTGAAGCCTCAGCTTTTTCCTCAGTACCTGGTCCTCATAAAACCTTTCACAG CGGATGTTTGGGCCTACATAATGATAACCATCGTGATCTGGGCAGTTTCATTTTGGGCAATCCAGAGAGTATGGTCATGGTACAACGATGAGAAGTGCATGTCGCTGGTGGAGTCCTTCTTTTTTAGTTGGGCAATCGTCCTGGATGACGTGCATCTCAATCCACCGTCCAATACCCCATCAAGG CGAACTTCGCAGGTCACGTTGCTCTTCTGGCTACTGGGAACTTTCGTGATCACAACGGGCTACAGGTCGTCCCTGGTCGCCTACCTCGGGGTGCAGAGCAAAGAGAAGCCCATCGACAGCTTCCACGACCTTGTAGCCCAGCAGGGCTTCCGATGGGGGGTCGAATCTCGCTACATGAGCGGCATCGCTCTGATCTTCTTCCAGAGCTCCACCGATCCGGATGTTCAGGCTGTCTACAGGACGATGGAT tacaTTGAAGATGTCGAccaaacatttcagaagatatcAAAGGGAAAATACGCCATGATTACATACGCTAAACTGGGCCGCACTTTGATAGATTCCTATTACACGGACAAGTTCGGAAACACTCCATTCTACGTCGGTAAACATGGCTACGGTTTAGTCCCTTACTTTGGATGGGGATATAG TGGGGCATTTGTGCAGAATTAG